The Apium graveolens cultivar Ventura chromosome 11, ASM990537v1, whole genome shotgun sequence genome has a window encoding:
- the LOC141695780 gene encoding uncharacterized protein LOC141695780, with protein sequence MANLAKLEFVPLDVSRDNYLSWVVDAELHLSANGLKYTIESGKTPSVEQNAKAIIFLMHHIHENLKFEYLTVKNPLTLWNNLKDKFDHQKLVHLPHAWYDWLNIRLQDFKSVAEYNSALFKINSKPTLCGENITDADMIEKTLSTFHLNTMILAQQYRERNFQKYSELISLLLVAEKNELLLKNHQIHPTGSAQLPKVHNTSFRKNGRGKGLRGGQDYGRNRGRRNFRGRFRNQFNSGHLKWQRDGYNNNSDHQKWQNEMPSKRKTPLNGDTRDIYFRYGDHGHWTRTCHTPKHLVELYESSKKQNGQRMETNLASYNNR encoded by the coding sequence ATGGCGAATCTTGCAAAATTAGAGTTTGTTCCCTTGGATGTATCTCGGGATAATTATCTATCTTGGGTAGTCGATGCTGAATTACACCTTAGTGCTAACGGGTTAAAATACACCATAGAATCCGGAAAAACTCCAAGCGTTGAACAAAATGCCAAGGCTATCATTTTTCTTATGCATCACATTcatgaaaatttaaaatttgaatactTAACCGTAAAAAACCCACTCACCCTTTGGAATAATCTCAAAGATAAATTTGATCACCAAAAACTTGTTCATCTACCTCATGCCTGGTATGACTGGCTTAACATAAGGTTACAAGATTTCAAATCTGTTGCTGAGTATAATTCTGCCTTATTTAAAATAAACTCAAAACCGACCTTGTGTGGTGAGAATATTACAGATGCTGACATGATTGAAAAGACGCTCTCAACCTTTCATCTTAACACTATGATTCTGGCGCAACAATATCGGGAACGCAACTTTCAAAAATATAGTGAGCTGATATCTCTCCTTCTTGTAGCTGAAAAGAACGAGTTGTTATTGAAAAATCATCAGATACATCCCACAGGCTCTGCCCAGTTACCTAAAGTACATAACACGTCATTCCGGAAGAATGGACGTGGGAAAGGGCTTAGAGGAGGACAAGATTACGGACGGAATCGTGGACGCAGAAATTTTCGTGGTCGATTTCGTAATCAGTTTAACTCTGGTCACCTAAAGTGGCAGCGTGATGGATATAATAACAACTCTGACCACCAGAAGTGGCAGAATGAGATGCCAAGTAAAAGGAAGACACCACTAAATGGAGATACTAGAGATATCTATTTTAGATATGGGGATCATGGACATTGGACTCGTACTTGTCATACACCCAAACATCTTGTAGAACTTTACGAGTCATCTAAAAAGCAGAATGGACAAAGGATGGAAACAAACTTAGCTAGCTATAATAACCGATGA